In Crassostrea angulata isolate pt1a10 chromosome 4, ASM2561291v2, whole genome shotgun sequence, one genomic interval encodes:
- the LOC128182473 gene encoding leucine-rich repeat-containing protein 15-like, producing MRSFLLFLAGTLIATLLAADDGCPVNCKCSQANVKCQGYNSMPQQFRSFSIIKVFDMSNNNLTSLSKSDLEKYVNVERLHLDGNSIANIKKGAFSSLTRLNEINISTNKLESIEDGVFCNMTSLTTLILSNNHISNLSLDVFHNVPNLQRLDLSLNRIYSFSSCSLILPSLRYLNLDNNSLAMVPSHIFNCTPHLQTLRLNLNRIQRLQKYSFSNVPNIYSVSLDNNLIRILDIETFQVKHQDLNTLLECKIKVFSIEGNFLTEVPMALNDLVYVVHLDISNNNIRTIKTLAFDRLKCLRYLRISEMPLLSKVGVDAFGGLNLRDIFMTRNPMLKELPGNLLQNMDELRTVVLNNNGLVTLPKSLCNWQQIMDVMLNDNNFICSCSNSWLQSYRGWDTPQTQQHVKKLKCHRPNNPEDFLIKDYDFSRHYCMKFGSSVSDKSQVRVELIAAIIMLLTLSVILFVCYWKQLVFWCRQFKCKHHVDSTITKKPKYSHLSRNGDLN from the coding sequence ATGAGAtcgtttttattgtttttggcTGGTACTCTGATTGCCACTTTACTGGCAGCAGATGATGGATGTCCTGTAAACTGCAAATGTAGCCAAGCCAACGTCAAGTGTCAAGGATACAATTCTATGCCGCAGCAGTTTAGAAGTTTTTCAATAATCAAAGTTTTCGATATGTCCAACAACAATCTTACCTCGTTATCAAAATCCGACTTGGAAAAATATGTGAACGTCGAACGATTGCACTTGGACGGAAACTCCATTGCCAACATCAAAAAAGGGGCCTTTTCGTCACTTACTCGATTAAATGAGATAAACATTTCAACCAACAAATTAGAAAGCATAGAGGACGGTGTATTTTGTAACATGACCTCGTTAACTACCCTTATTCTAAGCAATAACCACATCTCCAATCTTTCATTGGATGTTTTTCATAATGTTCCTAACTTACAACGACTAGATTTGTCCCTGAATAGAATCTACTCTTTTAGTTCCTGTTCTTTGATACTTCCGAGTTTGCGCTATCTGAATCTGGACAATAATAGTCTGGCTATGGTTCCATCGCACATTTTTAATTGCACTCCACATCTTCAAACGTTGCGATTGAATTTAAATAGAATACAACGCCTACAGAAATACAGTTTTTCAAATGTTCCCAACATCTATAGTGTTAGCTTGGACAATAACCTAATTCGGATACTTGACATCGAGACTTTCCAGGTTAAACACCAGGACCTTAACACTCTTCTGGAATGTAAAATCAAGGTATTCTCTATCGAAGGGAATTTCCTAACTGAAGTCCCCATGGCATTGAATGACCTCGTCTATGTGGTTCATCTCGACATAAGCAACAACAATATACGAACTATTAAAACACTGGCATTTGACCGCCTTAAATGTTTGCGTTATCTTCGAATATCAGAAATGCCACTTCTTAGTAAAGTAGGAGTAGATGCATTTGGAGGCCTGAATCTCAGGGATATATTTATGACCAGAAACCCAATGTTGAAAGAGCTGCCCGGAAATCTCCTGCAAAACATGGACGAGCTTCGCACTGTAGTGCTAAACAACAATGGTCTGGTGACTCTCCCGAAAAGTTTGTGCAACTGGCAACAGATAATGGACGTCATGCTAAATGACAACAATTTTATCTGTTCCTGTAGCAACAGCTGGCTTCAGTCATATCGAGGCTGGGATACCCCTCAAACTCAGCAACACGTCAAGAAATTAAAATGCCACAGACCAAATAACCCCGAGGACTTTCTCATCAAAGACTATGATTTTAGCCGCCACTACTGTATGAAGTTTGGATCGTCAGTGTCTGATAAATCACAAGTTCGGGTTGAGTTAATAGCTGCCATTATAATGCTTTTAACACTTTCagtgattttatttgtttgttactGGAAGCAGTTGGTTTTCTGGTGCAGACAATTTAAATGCAAGCACCATGTAGACTCCACAATAACTAAAAAACCCAAATACAGCCACCTATCTAGAAATGGTGATCTTAATTAA
- the LOC128181317 gene encoding uncharacterized protein LOC128181317 isoform X1 has product MSTRVQIGLCLGLILAQSLQAVSFLGSSFKVFSDMDNIIFDMFIIRSLSTWSPLDCSRKCETHGTCLSFQYSHLSGQCRLFNTIYLHQDAGVYDIGWQYYITSNRRCRHPFIDGRDLDICFTFVGFHYLTEAMEECAAMQSNIISITSAEENKFLTRLVGSLSNVSLPDISYTRPFIQGFWDGTDWIFDNGTPLVYTNWGANQPKKLHLRKYLKLQAGKWRTTTGFIVRPVFCSYIQ; this is encoded by the exons ATGTCCACCAGAGTCCAGATTGGGTTGTGTCTAGGACTGATCTTGGCGCAGTCCCTCCAGGCAGTTAGCTTCCTAGGATcaagttttaaagttttcagCGATATGGATAACatcatatttgatatgtttatcATACGTTCACTGTCAACATGGAGTCCTCTGGACTGTTCCAGGAAGTGTGAGACCCATGGAACATGTCTGTCCTTTCAGTACTCCCATCTGAGTGGTCAATGTCGACTATTCAACACCATTTACCTACATCAGGATGCTGGAGTGTATGACATCGGATGGCAGTATTATATCACATCTAATA gGCGCTGTAGACACCCATTTATAGATGGTCGAGACTTGGATATATGTTTTACGTTTGTCGGTTTTCATTATCTGACAGAAGCTATGGAGGAATGTGCTGCAATGCAGTCAAATATCATCTCTATCACATCAGCAgaggaaaacaaatttcttaccaGATTAGTTG GTTCTCTGTCAAATGTCTCTCTCCCAGATATCAGTTACACGCGGCCATTCATTCAGGGATTCTGGGACGGAACTGACTGGATCTTTGACAATGGGACCCCGTTAGTGTACACAAACTGGGGCGCAAACCAGCCGAAGAAACTTCATTTGagaaaatacttaaaattaCAGGCTGGGAAATGGCGTACGACAACTGGTTTCATAGTTCGACCAGTTTTTTGTAGTTATATACAATAA
- the LOC128181317 gene encoding uncharacterized protein LOC128181317 isoform X2 — protein sequence MSTRVQIGLCLGLILAQSLQAVSFLGSSFKVFSDMDNIIFDMFIIRSLSTWSPLDCSRKCETHGTCLSFQYSHLSGQCRLFNTIYLHQDAGVYDIGWQYYITSNKAMEECAAMQSNIISITSAEENKFLTRLVGSLSNVSLPDISYTRPFIQGFWDGTDWIFDNGTPLVYTNWGANQPKKLHLRKYLKLQAGKWRTTTGFIVRPVFCSYIQ from the exons ATGTCCACCAGAGTCCAGATTGGGTTGTGTCTAGGACTGATCTTGGCGCAGTCCCTCCAGGCAGTTAGCTTCCTAGGATcaagttttaaagttttcagCGATATGGATAACatcatatttgatatgtttatcATACGTTCACTGTCAACATGGAGTCCTCTGGACTGTTCCAGGAAGTGTGAGACCCATGGAACATGTCTGTCCTTTCAGTACTCCCATCTGAGTGGTCAATGTCGACTATTCAACACCATTTACCTACATCAGGATGCTGGAGTGTATGACATCGGATGGCAGTATTATATCACATCTAATA AAGCTATGGAGGAATGTGCTGCAATGCAGTCAAATATCATCTCTATCACATCAGCAgaggaaaacaaatttcttaccaGATTAGTTG GTTCTCTGTCAAATGTCTCTCTCCCAGATATCAGTTACACGCGGCCATTCATTCAGGGATTCTGGGACGGAACTGACTGGATCTTTGACAATGGGACCCCGTTAGTGTACACAAACTGGGGCGCAAACCAGCCGAAGAAACTTCATTTGagaaaatacttaaaattaCAGGCTGGGAAATGGCGTACGACAACTGGTTTCATAGTTCGACCAGTTTTTTGTAGTTATATACAATAA
- the LOC128182369 gene encoding uncharacterized protein LOC128182369, with protein MSSRVKLLLILGLILAPLTQVTTYHGASFVMVIEMNDIRFDLWIISSLSARSRLDCSKTCEIHGTCLSVQFSPLTGQCRLYNTIFLHQDAGVYDIGWQYYIATKRRCRDPFIDGRDLNICFMFAGFHDMTEAKAKCTAIQSSIISITSEQENHFLKRLAGSLSSVSMPNDSYIRPFIQGFWNGNDWILDDGTPLVYTKWANGQPQITRQYIKLSKEGWKTTYFSSIRPVFCSYKP; from the exons ATGTCCAGCAGAGTAAAGCTCTTGTTGATACTGGGTCTAATTTTGGCACCACTTACGCAGGTCACTACTTACCACGGAGCAAGTTTTGTAATGGTCATCGAAATGAATGACATTAGATTTGACCTGTGGATAATAAGTTCACTGTCTGCAAGAAGTCGTCTTGACTGCAGCAAAACCTGTGAGATCCATGGTACCTGTCTGTCCGTTCAGTTCTCCCCATTGACCGGTCAATGTCGACTATATAATACCATTTTTCTACATCAGGATGCTGGAGTGTACGACATCGGATGGCAGTATTATATCGCAACAAAAC ggcgCTGTAGAGACCCGTTTATAGATGGTAGAGacttaaatatatgttttatgtttGCTGGATTTCATGATATGACAGAAGCTAAGGCGAAATGCACAGCAATCCAGTCAAGTATCATCTCTATCACATCAGAACAGGAGAATCATTTTCTGAAGAGATTAGCAG ggtCGTTATCATCGGTCAGTATGCCGAATGACAGTTACATACGGCCATTTATTCAGGGTTTCTGGAATGGAAATGACTGGATCTTGGACGATGGGACTCCATTGGTCTACACAAAATGGGCAAATGGCCAACCGCAGATCACCAGACAATacataaaattatcaaaagagGGATGGAAAACAACATACTTCTCATCCATTAGACCCGTTTTTTGTAGTTATAAACCGTAG
- the LOC128182055 gene encoding uncharacterized protein LOC128182055 produces the protein MSSRVKLLLKLGLILAPLTLVSTYHGASFVMVIEMNDIRFDQWIISSLSARSRLDCSKTCEIHGTCLSVQFSPLTGQCRLYNTIFLHQHAGVYDIGWQYYIATKRRCRDPFIDGRDLNICFMFAGFHDMTEAKAKCTAIQSSIISITSEQENHFLKRLAGSLSSVSMPNDSYIRPFIQGFWNGIDWILDDGTPLVYTNWANGQPQITRQYIKLSKEGWKTTYFSSIRPVFCSYKP, from the exons ATGTCCAGCAGAGtaaagctcttgttaaaactgGGTCTAATTTTGGCACCACTTACACTGGTCAGTACTTACCACGGAGCAAGTTTTGTAATGGTCATCGAAATGAATGACATTAGATTTGACCAGTGGATAATAAGTTCACTGTCTGCAAGAAGTCGTCTTGACTGCAGCAAAACCTGTGAGATCCATGGTACATGTCTGTCCGTTCAGTTCTCCCCATTGACCGGTCAATGTCGACTATATAATACCATTTTTCTACATCAGCATGCTGGAGTGTACGACATCGGATGGCAGTATTATATTGCAACAAAAC ggcgCTGTAGAGACCCGTTTATAGATGGTCGAGacttaaatatatgttttatgtttGCTGGCTTTCATGATATGACAGAAGCTAAGGCGAAATGCACAGCAATCCAGTCAAGTATCATCTCTATCACATCAGAACAGGAGAACCATTTTCTGAAGAGATTAGCAG gGTCGTTATCATCGGTGAGTATGCCGAATGACAGTTACATACGGCCATTTATTCAGGGTTTCTGGAATGGAATTGACTGGATCTTGGACGATGGGACTCCATTGGTCTATACCAACTGGGCCAATGGCCAACCGCAGATCACCAGACAATacataaaattatcaaaagagGGATGGAAAACAACATACTTCTCATCCATTAGACCTGTTTTTTGTAGTTATAAACCGTAG